From Brassica oleracea var. oleracea cultivar TO1000 chromosome C3, BOL, whole genome shotgun sequence, a single genomic window includes:
- the LOC106329918 gene encoding B3 domain-containing protein REM10-like, whose product MNKPHPRKGKNNRGLGRRVNRAEEQREPQIELTGKIPVKNRRQHQERCDRETVANRPSPKGKMANPHEPHFLKPLLPPEGDMVFHVTPFGPSCCEIQYTHPHIIKEEAEADDAADDAAGDADDNEHHHKIRGTWAMSSFSFDYCFLAEVTASNLKEDKLYLPVGATSSTALNKQCQEMILVNKKGKSWTVSLRFSELGGMYYIRRSWRKFCLDNRCDIGDLFVFNLVGDGKTTPLMCVCPERKECSELLSKHLSRKSGESSPLTC is encoded by the exons ATGAATAAGCCTCACCCGAGGAAAGGAAAGAACAACCGAGGTTTAGGAAGGAGAGTCAATAGAGCGGAGGAGCAGCGAGAACCGCAGATCGAACTAACCGGGAAGATCCCGGTGAAGAACCGCCGTCAACACCAAGAAAGGTGTGACAGGGAGACAGTAGCCAACCGTCCATCACCAAAAGGAAAG ATGGCGAATCCGCATGAACCTCATTTCTTGAAGCCTCTGCTTCCGCCAGAAGGAGACATGGTGTTTCATGTCACTCCTTTTGGTCCTAGCTGTTGTGAGATTCAATATACACATCCTCACATCATCAAGGAAGAAGCCGAAGCGGATGATGCTGCGGATGATGCTGCAGGTGATGCTGATGACAATGAGCATCACCACAAGATTA GAGGAACATGGGCAATGTCTTCTTTCTCATTCGACTACTGTTTTTTGGCTGAGGTCACTGCTTCAAATCTGAAAGAAGACAAACTT TATCTTCCTGTGGGAGCTACGAGTTCTACTGCTTTGAACAAACAATGCCAAGAGATGATACTAGTGAACAAAAAGGGAAAATCATGGACTGTGAGTTTGCGATTTAGCGAATTAGGCGGCATGTATTACATCAGAAGAAGCTGGAGAAAGTTCTGTCTTGATAACAGATGCGACATAGGAGACTTATTTGTGTTCAATCTAGTTGGAGATGGGAAAACTACTCCATTGATGTGTGTATGTCCGGAAAGAAAAGAGTGTTCTGAACTACTGAGCAAACACTTGAGCAGAAAGAGTGGTGAGTCTTCTCCATTGACTTGCTAG
- the LOC106331594 gene encoding taxadien-5-alpha-ol O-acetyltransferase-like, with translation MGSLVNVKEATVITPSDQTPSTVLSLSALDSQLFLRFTIEYLLVYSPVSDPVSLSDRLKSALSRALVPYFPFSGRVRERPDGGGGGGLEVNCRGQGALFLEAVSNHLTCLDFQKPPRHVSSWRKLLSLNVIDVLAGAPPLVVQLTWLRDGGAALAVGVNHCVSDGIGSAEFLTLFAELSRDSLSQSDSKRKHLWDRHLLNPSPVRDSLNHLEFNRVPDLCGFVNRFNAERLVPTSVVFEKHRLTELKKLSSRLGESTSFEVLSAHVWRSWARSLNLPSNQSLKLLFSINIRDRVKPSLPLGFYGNAFVVGCAQTTVKDLTEKGLSHATMLVKQAKERVGDDYVRSVVEAVSKAKACPDSVGVLILSQWSRLGLERLDFGFGKPVHVGSVCCDRYCLLLPVPGQNDAVKVMVAVPSSAVDSYENLVMSPNV, from the coding sequence ATGGGATCCTTGGTTAATGTGAAAGAAGCCACAGTTATTACTCCTTCCGACCAAACACCTTCTACTGTTCTGTCTCTCTCCGCCTTAGATTCTCAACTTTTCCTTCGTTTCACCATCGAGTACCTCCTCGTTTACTCACCCGTTTCCGACCCGGTTTCTCTCTCGGATCGTCTCAAGTCAGCACTCTCTCGCGCTCTAGTTCCTTACTTCCCTTTCTCTGGCCGCGTACGTGAGAGGCCCGACGGCGGCGGCGGCGGAGGTCTCGAGGTTAACTGCCGTGGCCAAGGTGCTCTCTTTCTCGAAGCTGTATCCAACCACCTCACGTGCCTTGACTTTCAGAAACCTCCCCGGCACGTGAGTAGCTGGAGAAAGCTTCTCTCCCTAAACGTCATCGATGTCCTCGCTGGTGCTCCACCGCTCGTCGTCCAGCTCACTTGGCTTAGAGACGGTGGCGCCGCTTTAGCCGTCGGCGTTAACCACTGCGTCTCCGATGGTATCGGAAGCGCAGAGTTTCTCACCTTGTTCGCCGAGTTATCTAGAGACTCGCTGAGTCAGAGTGACTCAAAACGTAAACACTTGTGGGATCGCCACTTGCTTAACCCGTCTCCGGTTCGTGACTCGTTAAACCACCTTGAGTTCAACCGAGTTCCTGACCTCTGCGGGTTCGTTAACCGGTTCAACGCCGAGCGACTCGTTCCGACATCAGTCGTGTTTGAAAAACATAGACTTACCGAGCTGAAGAAACTCTCGAGTCGACTCGGTGAGTCCACATCGTTCGAGGTGCTCTCTGCACATGTATGGCGGAGCTGGGCGAGATCACTGAACTTGCCATCAAACCAAAGCCTCAAGCTTTTGTTCAGCATCAACATTCGAGACCGAGTCAAACCGAGTCTACCCCTTGGGTTCTACGGGAACGCCTTCGTCGTCGGATGCGCGCAAACCACCGTGAAAGATCTGACGGAGAAAGGGTTAAGCCACGCGACGATGCTCGTGAAACAAGCGAAGGAGCGAGTCGGCGATGATTACGTCAGATCGGTGGTGGAAGCTGTAAGCAAGGCGAAAGCTTGTCCTGACTCTGTCGGAGTCTTGATACTGTCGCAGTGGTCACGTCTCGGTTTAGAACGGCTTGATTTTGGTTTTGGTAAACCGGTTCATGTGGGATCGGTTTGCTGTGACCGTTACTGTTTGTTACTTCCAGTTCCTGGACAGAATGATGCCGTTAAAGTAATGGTCGCCGTTCCGTCAAGCGCCGTTGACTCCTATGAGAATTTGGTGATGAGCCCGAACGTTTAA
- the LOC106329920 gene encoding LOW QUALITY PROTEIN: uncharacterized protein LOC106329920 (The sequence of the model RefSeq protein was modified relative to this genomic sequence to represent the inferred CDS: substituted 2 bases at 2 genomic stop codons) translates to MDTSIQKTKKVQTSKQTTXNTAKXLENKMRSSSQSSENSKKTDNKDEEEDEEERSADQSPSKNSYLEENGSHHHNNDQIKKISGSVRPYNRSKTPRLRWTPELHICFLQAVERLGGPDRATPKLVLQLMNVKGLSIGHVKSHLQMYRSKKIDDTNQGDQRFSFEHRAGYTYDLRQLPMLQSFDQSRTSLGYGGGSWTGRRQHVYRSPSRGLTARDNTRTRQTLFGSQPGERFDGVSNRILDDKNSTIWFRINSHEAAHANNGVGEAVPRMHRSFLEGKKTFNKSWGPSLASNPNSWTASKPQSHIATTLSSNQRDNPLVAEEMENVLKKKRLLLSDDCNNSDKDLDLSLSLKVPRTHNNLGDCLLEEEKEHADSKGLSLSLYSSSFAKLGQAIRKEDQNYHKKRKCSVLASPLDLTL, encoded by the exons ATGGATACAAGCATCCAAAAA ACTAAAAAGGTTCAAACCTCAAAACAAACAACATAAAACACAGCCAAATAGCTGGAGAACAAGATGAGATCAAGTAGCCAAAGTTCTGAAAACTCCAAGAAAACAGACAACAAAGACGAAGAAGAGGATGAAGAAGAAAGATCAGCAGATCAGAGCCCATCTAAGAATAGCTATCTGGAAGAGAATGGGAGTCACCATCATAATAATGATCAAATCAAGAAAATTAGTGGATCTGTGAGGCCGTACAACCGCTCAAAGACTCCAAGGCTGCGATGGACACCTGAACTCCATATTTGCTTTCTTCAAGCTGTGGAGAGATTGGGTGGACCAGATA GAGCAACACCCAAGCTTGTTCTTCAATTAATGAACGTCAAGGGGCTAAGTATTGGACATGTCAAGAGCCACCTTCAG ATGTACAGAAGTAAGAAAATCGATGACACAAACCAAG GAGATCAAAGATTTTCGTTTGAACACAGAGCTGGTTACACATACGACCTTCGCCAACTTCCAATGCTACAAAGTTTTGATCAAAGTCGTACTAGTTTAGG ATATGGCGGCGGTTCGTGGACCGGCCGTAGACAACATGTCTACCGTAGCCCTTCGAGAGGCCTAACAGCACGAGACAATACAAGAACAAGACAAACACTGTTTGGCTCACAGCCTGGAGAGAGATTTGATGGAGTTAGTAATCGTATTCTTGATGATAAGAATAGTACTATTTGGTTTCGAATCAATTCTCATGAAGCGGCTCATGCGAACAATGGAGTAGGTGAAGCAGTTCCAAGAATGCATAGAAGTTTTCTTGAAGGTAAGAAAACGTTTAACAAATCATGGGGACCGAGCCTCGCCTCAAATCCTAATTCTTGGACGGCATCAAAACCACAATCTCACATCGCTACTACATTAAGCTCTAATCAAAGGGACAACCCACTAGTGGCAGAAGAAATGGAGAATGTGTTGAAGAAGAAAAGATTGTTACTGTCTGATGATTGCAATAACTCGGACAAAGATTTGGATCTAAGCTTGTCCCTTAAGGTACCTCGGACACACAACAACCTTGGAGACTGCTTGTTAGAAGAAGAAAAAGAACATGCAGATAGCAAGGGTTTGTCTCTTTCATTATATTCGTCGAGTTTTGCAAAACTCGGTCAAGCCATTAGAAAAGAAGATCAAAATTATCATAAAAAGAGAAAGTGTTCCGTCTTGGCAAGTCCCCTTGATCTTACTTTGTGA